From a single Brassica napus cultivar Da-Ae chromosome C9, Da-Ae, whole genome shotgun sequence genomic region:
- the LOC125592497 gene encoding uncharacterized protein LOC125592497 — MAEKMMAENNIDENMIDLDNDDLLGETPDLVDAEKIEAISQLSPANAVSTKAASTNKQMKRAKTATYIQEEALASGSGVYVPKGLLKKKAPRSPDIKGARASKKLQGLGGRASPKKKTTLGKRPSSFSSKVPRIEVFPSASRKKYVSLSGSVVSQKPPKYRENVWERLTRMSLTRSGPWLMLGDFNEITSNLEKKGGRKRPDSSFLPFKCMLDNCGMIEFPYKGNSLSWVGNRASGKVQCRLDRAVGNEDWHHCFSNTNVEYLRLWGSDHRPILTRFLSRKKLGMRNFKFDKRWIGKNGFRDTIEDIKDLLEQAQTEDDFSHEVILRLKWSLCEAFRDEELYWKQKSRATWLREGDQNTKFFHATTKQRRARNRVTKLRKASGLWAETEEEIEAEATGYFQTLFTTSSPSDFAESLKYITEKVTPAMNEALTKPPSNDEIRQAAFDINPEKAPGPDGMTGLFFQRYWGITAEVMQQTVKDFFQFNVLDPRLNQTNICLIPKTERPVEMTNFRPISLCNVSYKIISNILSKRLKRCLPRLISETQSAFVARRLITDNILVAHEVFHALRTNPSCKAKFVAIKTDMSKAFDRVEWSFLEARLLKLGFSPKWVAWIKVCISSVSYQVLLNGEPKGHISPSRGIRQGDPLSPFLFILLTEALISQIQGAEREGRITGLKIARNSPPVSHLLFADDSLFFCRAEVAQCTELMQIINTYGCSSGQQLNVEKSSILFGNKVPPDLKKEIKQALEITKEGGMGVYLGLLEKICGSKKQAFAFIQERLQNRINSWSAKLLSKGGKEVLLKSVAQALPTYVMSCFLLPQDIIRKLTSAISRFWWSTKDNNRGLRWIAWAKICTPKDQGGLGFRDFKNFNLALLAKQLWRLIQYPNSLLARVLKGRYFRNSNPMDVTKASTPSYVWRSLMAAQPLLKAGLRKTIGTGQTTLVWVDPWIPTSPARPAIPCGSSFNPSLRVSDLCDVTTKEWNDELLQELIAPNDIPLIRSLKLMSSSRNIGYCWNLTATGVYSVKTGYALAMELSEPPNSQQVHEPSIKALQAKVWKIKTSKNIQHFIWQSISSYLPVSNSLVERHCGTDRHCPRCGSEEETPNHLLFECPPSIQTWALADIPHSPGIFPCSSIYSNLNHVIWRTNIYAISDSISAKIPWLLWYIWKARNDKAFNGKDVSPLETVQLAQAEAESCNRVLTPLHAEFQTLLWAMKSSIQLDHCTMNFKTDCLQLVKLLEEDEEDNWPSMLAEFDEFHLIRSMFTFFSISFIPRSLNFRADRLAKEARSRGFSFSHVNSQLPSWMASEAILSEA; from the exons ATGGCTGAGAAAATGATGGCTGAAAATAATATAGATGAGAATATGATTGACCTGGATAATGATGATCTCCTTGGAGAGACGCCTGACCTTGTTGATGCAGAAAAAATTGAGGCCATTTCTCAGCTCTCTCCAGCAAATGCTGTGTCAACGAAAGCAGCATCTACGAACAAGCAAATGAAACGTGCAAAGACAGCCACTTACATTCAAGAAGAGGCGCTAGCATCAGGGTCGGGTGTCTACGTCCCAAAAGGCCTACTGAAGAAGAAGGCCCCCCGATCTCCTGATATAAAAGGAGCGAGGGCATCCAAGAAACTCCAAGGCCTCGGTGGCCGTGCTTCCCCAAAGAAGAAGACTACACTGGGTAAACGCCCATCATCTTTTTCGTCTAAGGTCCCTCGCATTGAGGTGTTTCCTTCTGCTTCACGCAAGAAATATGTGTCCCTTTCAGGTTCGGTGGTGTCCCAGAAACCACCCA AATACCGAGAAAATGTATGGGAACGCCTAACCCGAATGAGCTTAACGAGGTCTGGGCCTTGGCTGATGCTAGGAGACTTTAATGAGATCACCAGCAACTTAGAGAAAAAAGGGGGTAGAAAACGCCCAGACTCATCCTTCCTCCCTTTTAAATGTATGCTCGACAACTGTGGGATGATCGAGTTTCCCTACAAAGGCAATTCCCTATCTTGGGTGGGTAATAGAGCTTCAGGCAAAGTGCAATGTAGGCTGGATCGCGCAGTAGGAAACGAAGATTGGCATCACTGCTTCTCCAACACGAATGTGGAGTATCTGCGACTTTGGGGTAGTGATCATAGACCTATTCTCACCCGATTCCTCTCTCGCAAAAAGCTTGGCATGAGAAATTTTAAATTCGACAAGAGATGGATCGGTAAGAATGGTTTCCGCGACACT ATAGAGGACATAAAGGACCTGCTCGAACAAGCCCAGACAGAGGACGATTTCTCCCATGAAGTAATCCTTCGCCTCAAGTGGAGTCTTTGCGAGGCTTTTAGAGACGAGGAGCTGTATTGGAAACAAAAAAGCCGGGCAACTTGGTTAAGAGAAGGTGACCAGAATACAAAGTTCTTCCATGCAACCACCAAGCAGCGGAGAGCCAGAAACAGAGTAACAAAGCTACGCAAGGCAAGCGGTTTATGGGCAGAGACAGAAGAGGAAATAGAAGCAGAGGCAACGGGATACTTCCAGACCCTCTTTACAACGTCTTCTCCCTCGGACTTTGCAGAATCCCTCAAATACATCACCGAGAAAGTCACCCCGGCTATGAACGAAGCTTTAACAAAACCTCCATCAAATGATGAGATTCGTCAGGCAGCTTTCGATATAAACCCAGAAAAAGCTCCTGGTCCCGACGGCATGACAGGTCTTTTCTTTCAAAGGTATTGGGGAATCACAGCAGAAGTGATGCAGCAAACGGTTAAGGACTTTTTTCAGTTCAACGTCCTTGACCCTCGACTAAACCAGACGAACATCTGCCTAATCCCAAAAACAGAGCGCCCCGTAGAAATGACGAACTTCCGGCCTATAAGTCTTTGCAATGTAAGCTATAAGATCATCTCAAACATCTTGAGTAAAAGACTTAAGCGCTGCCTGCCCAGGTTAATATCTGAGACTCAATCAGCCTTTGTGGCTAGACGATTAATCACGGATAACATTCTTGTAGCACATGAGGTCTTTCACGCTTTGAGAACCAATCCAAGTTGTAAAGCTAAGTTTGTTGCCATAAAAACCGATATGAGCAAGGCCTTCGATAGAGTCGAATGGTCATTCCTGGAAGCACGTCTATTGAAACTCGGTTTCTCACCCAAATGGGTAGCATGGATAAAGGTCTGCATCTCCTCGGTATCCTATCAAGTACTCCTCAACGGAGAACCAAAAGGCCATATCTCTCCATCGAGAGGCATCAGACAGGGTGACCCACTCTCCCCTTTCCTCTTCATTTTGCTTACGGAAGCTCTAATCTCCCAAATCCAGGGGGCTGAGAGGGAAGGCCGGATCACTGGCCTAAAGATTGCACGAAACAGTCCACCTGTCTCCCACCTCCTATTTGcggatgatagccttttcttctgtcgAGCAGAAGTCGCGCAATGCACAGAGCTCATGCAGATTATTAATACATATGGTTGCTCTTCGGGACAGCAACTAAATGTAGAGAAGTCGTCCATCCTCTTTGGTAATAAAGTTCCACCAGACCTCAAAAAGGAGATAAAACAAGCACTGGAAATTACAAAAGAAGGTGGAATGGGAGTATACCTGGGTTTACTCGAGAAAATATGTGGCAGTAAGAAACAAGCTTTTGCTTTTATTCAAGAGAGACTACAGAATCGTATAAACTCATGGTCCGCAAAACTTCTGTCCAAAGGTGGCAAGGAGGTCCTGCTTAAGTCAGTAGCACAGGCTCTTCCAACATACGTTATGTCTTGCTTCCTGCTCCCACAGGACATCATCCGAAAACTCACTAGCGCGATATCCCGTTTCTGGTGGAGCACCAAAGATAACAACCGTGGCCTTCGCTGGATTGCATGGGCAAAAATCTGCACACCAAAGGATCAAGGCGGACTGGGGTttagagattttaaaaattttaatctcgCACTGCTTGCGAAGCAACTCTGGAGACTTATCCAGTACCCAAACTCTCTTTTGGCCCGTGTACTAAAAGGCAGATATTTTCGGAACTCAAACCCGATGGATGTCACCAAAGCGAGCACCCCATCGTATGTATGGAGAAGCCTCATGGCGGCCCAACCTCTCCTAAAGGCTGGCTTGCGAAAAACAATTGGAACGGGACAGACAACCCTTGTTTGGGTGGACCCATGGATCCCGACGTCCCCAGCCCGTCCCGCGATTCCCTGCGGCTCCTCTTTTAACCCGTCCCTACGTGTTAGCGATTTGTGCGACGTGACCACAAAGGAATGGAACGATGAACTCCTTCAAGAGCTGATCGCCCCTAATGACATCCCTCTTATCCGCAGCCTCAAGTTGATGAGCTCCTCTCGCAACATTGGTTACTGTTGGAACCTCACGGCAACTGGCGTATACTCGGTAAAAACTGGATACGCACTGGCTATGGAATTATCAGAGCCCCCAAACTCACAGCAGGTGCATGAGCCTAGCATCAAAGCGCTTCAAGCTAAAGTATGGAAGATCAAGACTTCTAAAAATATTCAGCACTTCATCTGGCAATCTATCTCAAGCTACCTCCCGGTAAGCAACTCGCTCGTGGAACGCCACTGTGGTACCGATCGACACTGCCCTCGCTGTGGATCAGAAGAAGAAACGCCCAATCATCTGCTCTTCGAGTGTCCACCATCGATCCAAACTTGGGCTCTAGCGGATATTCCGCACTCTCCGGGGATATTCCCGTGTAGCTCGATTTATAGTAATCTGAATCATGTCATATGGCGCACAAACATCTATGCAATTTCAGACTCTATTAGCGCAAAAATACCTTGGCTATTATGGTACATATGGAAAGCCCGCAACGACAAGGCCTTCAATGGTAAGGATGTCTCCCCCCTGGAGACTGTCCAACTTGCACAAGCGGAGGCGGAGAGCTG TAACCGAGTCCTCACCCCCCTACATGCAGAGTTCCAAACTCTTCTGTGGGCTATGAAATCTTCTATCCAGTTGGATCATTGCACAATGAACTTCAAGACAGACTGCCTTCAGCTAGTCAAGTTActtgaagaagacgaagaagacaaCTGGCCATCTATGTTGGCCGAATTTGATGAGTTCCACCTCATTCGTTCTATGTTTACGTTTTTCTCTATATCTTTTATTCCCCGTTCTCTTAACTTCCGAGCTGACCGTCTTGCAAAAGAAGCTCGGTCTCGAGGATTCTCTTTTTCCCATGTAAACTCTCAGCTACCAAGCTGGATGGCTTCTGAGGCCATCCTCTCG GAAGCATAG
- the LOC106355160 gene encoding uncharacterized protein At4g02000-like — protein sequence MSQSSLLIRNGGSSNGDRNATQLEDDIIRIPECDLNDVKERFRLTLIGRVFHIRGRSIDALINLLPRPRIWNVEGKVRGLNLGNGRFQFDFDKEEDLQMVLNKRPCHFNQWSFALERWEPFTSENFPNTIPFWINVTGVPVHFWNDKTFTEIANALGKKLLVDEKKARIQVSIDADKPLQFERRIGFPSGDIGKVSLSYDGLHRYCFTCNLISQDENTCPLLAPEERELKRKLRQENLENNERARFPIQGSQGFNSRNPLKRARSPTNGSHPSPSETTRYSELNREEKRRRSASSSYQPRETRVTDPRARDRKSSSRQENHYTHHGREVWSRLENPARKKELQGSQRGRTTKHSERNIFRKETSRPSNKPYAEWRPRSFSGEHRNRPGNYFSGEHRNRPGNYLAPRRMEDERLERSRATFDSQKTITNNRVSLESGEFFETHRSDFDAAMAEEERIRRLKGKAIATGPPSPTHKTPRP from the coding sequence ATGAGTCAATCATCCCTTTTGATCCGTAACGGAGGTTCCTCCAATGGAGATCGTAACGCCACTCAATTGGAAGATGATATCATACGCATACCGGAGTGTGATCTCAATGACGTCAAGGAGCGTTTCCGTCTCACGCTCATTGGACGTGTTTTCCACATCCGTGGAAGGAGCATCGATGCCCTGATCAACCTTCTCCCCCGCCCCCGGATCTGGAATGTAGAGGGAAAAGTCCGTGGACTGAACCTCGGGAATGGCCGCTTTCAATTCGATTTTGACAAAGAGGAGGACTTGCAGATGGTCCTAAATAAGCGTCCCTGTCATTTCAACCAGTGGAGTTTCGCGCTGGAACGTTGGGAACCCTTCACTAGCGAAAATTTTCCAAACACGATCCCGTTTTGGATCAATGTGACGGGAGTCCCAGTTCATTTCTGGAATGATAAAACTTTCACGGAGATTGCTAACGCGCTTGGGAAAAAGCTCCTAGTCGATGAAAAAAAGGCGCGAATCCAAGTCTCCATTGACGCGGACAAACCCCTGCAATTTGAGCGAAGAATAGGATTCCCAAGTGGAGACATCGGGAAAGTATCGTTATCTTATGATGGCCTTCACCGTTACTGTTTCACCTGCAACCTCATCTCTCAGGATGAAAATACATGCCCCCTGTTGGCACCAGAGGAAAGAGAACTTAAGAGGAAGCTGCGACAGGAAAATTTAGAGAACAATGAACGGGCAAGATTCCCTATTCAAGGCTCCCAAGGTTTTAACTCTCGAAATCCGCTAAAGCGAGCCCGCTCCCCTACTAATGGGAGTCATCCTAGCCCCTCGGAAACCACGAGATATAGCGAACTCAACCGTGAGGAGAAAAGAAGGAGAAGCGCGTCCTCGTCCTATCAACCTCGCGAAACTCGAGTCACTGATCCTCGTGCTAGAGATCGCAAGAGTTCGAGCAGACAAGAGAACCACTACACCCATCATGGCAGAGAAGTATGGAGCCGTCTGGAAAACCCAGCTAGGAAGAAGGAACTGCAAGGATCACAAAGAGGACGCACCACAAAACACTCTGAACGGAACATCTTTCGCAAGGAGACGTCCCGTCCAAGCAACAAACCTTACGCTGAATGGCGACCACGAAGCTTTTCTGGAGAACACAGAAACAGACCAGGCAACTACTTTTCTGGAGAACACAGAAACAGACCAGGCAACTACTTGGCACCTCGCCGGATGGAGGACGAACGTTTGGAAAGATCTAGAGCTACTTTTGACTCTCAAAAGACCATTACGAACAATCGTGTATCCCTGGAATCAGGAGAGTTTTTTGAAACTCATCGATCGGATTTTGACGCTGCAATGGCAGAGGAGGAAAGGATCCGTCGCCTCAAAGGCAAAGCCATTGCCACCGGACCACCTTCACCAACGCACAAGACTCCCAGACCCTGA